The stretch of DNA CCGCAAGCATACAGCCGAGCACGGTTAACAAAAGCGCAATCGCTTTGCCGCCTGTCATCGGCTCTTTGAAAAAAAGGCGCGACAGCAGTACAACAAAAACCGGTCCGGTATACAAGAGCACGACAGCCAGAGAGTTGGAAGAGCGTTCCATTACGGTAAAAAAGCATAAATTAAAAAAGACGATGCTGACAATGCCGCAGCCGGCGAAAAAAAATAAATCACGCGGCTGAATGCGAAGCAGATTACGCTTAAAAAGGAGCAGAAAAAGAAAGAGCACCAAAGCAGAGCCCAGCACCCGCAGCGCCACCACATCGATAGGCGAGAAACCGTATGTATAAAGTCCTTGCACAAACAAACCAATCGTGCCCCATAGTGTGGCACCCGTCAAAACAAGCCATGCAGATTTCATGATCATTCCTCCTCCTCTTTATCTTACCGGAAAAGGGGTGCAAAACAACCTCTATTGGGCTAAAATGTAAGGGATATGAAAAAATGAAAAAGGCAGGTATAAGCAGATGAAGACGGCCATTTTGACCGACAGCACCGCTTATCTTCCAAAAGCGCTGCGCGAGGAGCTTAATATTTTTATGATTCCGCTCAGCGTTATTTTTGGTGAGGATGCATATCGTGAAGAGCTTGATATCACGATGGAAGAGTTTTACGGAAAAGTGAATGAAGGAGGCAGGCTGCCTACCACGTCTCAGCCGGTGATCGGCCACTTTGTTGAGCTGTATGAACAAATTGCCAAGGAATACGATGCAGTCATTGGCATTTATTTATCAAGTGAACTGAGCGGCACCTACCAGTCATCCATTACAGCTGCAGACATGGTAGAAGAATTGGATGTGTATTCATTTGATTCGGAAATCAGCTGTGCACCGCAGGCTTTTTACGTGCTACGGGCGGCAGAATTGGTCAAAGAAGGAAAAATGCCGGATGATATTTTGGCTGAGCTGACCGAAATGAAAAAATGGACGAAAGCGTACTTTATGGTAGATGATTTAAATCATTTAAAGCGGGGCGGACGCTTAAGCGGGGCACAGGCGCTGATTGGCGGCCTGCTTCAAGTAAAACCGATTCTCCATGTGGAAGACAAGCGGCTTGCGCCATTTGAAAAAATTCGAACAAGCAAAAAAGCGCTCAAACGCATTGGCGATTTGTTCGGAGAAGATTATGAGGGCGGAGACACGCTGCAGGCATCTGTGATTCATGCGAACCGGGAGGACGAAGCCCGGAAATGGACAGCGGAATTAAAGCAGCGGTTCCCGAACGCTGAAATCAGCATTTCAAGCTTTGGCCCGGTCATTGCCACACACTTAGGAGAAGGTGCCTTGGCGCTCGGTTGGACGAAAAAAAGAACGTCCGAGTGATAAGTGGTCATCAAATAAAAAGAAAAAGCGCTCCAGCTTGAAGCTGGAACGCTTTTTTTATTTTGGAACGGAATTCAGTACATCTGTGATCATTTGCATTTCTTCTCTGTCGATCCGTTCTGTGCTTGCCGCACGTGTACCGCTGATCAAGTCGCCGAAGCCCTGCTCATTCAGCTTCTTCACCACTTCATCGATAAATGGACGATTGTTTTCAACAAGATACGTTGTTTTTGACCGGATCATTTGATCAAACACAGCGCTGCGCGGCAGACCGATTCGCTCTAACGCTTCCTGGTTCAACAAAAGATCCAAAAGCGTTAAAAGCTCGTAGTCATTGCCGGCAAAGGTTAAATCAGGATTGACCTGATACCAGAAGTCGCCTTTTCGGCCGCTGTCGGTACGAATCCATTTTGGATATAAATTCTCAATACCGGCTTTGAATTCGCGCATCGGTTTCAAATACTTTTCATCACGGGTCTGCTCATAAGCGACGATCAGGAAACGCATGCCGCCTAGTGCATGGTTAAGCGACGAATGTGTCTGCTTGGAACCAGGTTTATAGTAATCTGAAATCATATAGCTCGATGCGGTTACCGGAATGATATTGCCAAATGATTTTTGGTTTACAAGGAAGTTCGCATACGATAAGTTGTCATCTTTTAACGCTTCAATGCCGAGTGCTTCGCCTGTATTTTTCAAAAACATTGCGGCATTTTCATTTAAACGTGTATCTACATATGGCGCTGTCGTGCCGTATGATTTCTTCAGCCACGTACTTGTGTATTCCGTATAAAAAAGCGGCTGTGTTCCTTTCGTTACTTCACCACCGGAGAACACGTCAA from Domibacillus sp. DTU_2020_1001157_1_SI_ALB_TIR_016 encodes:
- a CDS encoding DegV family protein, yielding MKTAILTDSTAYLPKALREELNIFMIPLSVIFGEDAYREELDITMEEFYGKVNEGGRLPTTSQPVIGHFVELYEQIAKEYDAVIGIYLSSELSGTYQSSITAADMVEELDVYSFDSEISCAPQAFYVLRAAELVKEGKMPDDILAELTEMKKWTKAYFMVDDLNHLKRGGRLSGAQALIGGLLQVKPILHVEDKRLAPFEKIRTSKKALKRIGDLFGEDYEGGDTLQASVIHANREDEARKWTAELKQRFPNAEISISSFGPVIATHLGEGALALGWTKKRTSE